One genomic segment of Clostridium saccharoperbutylacetonicum N1-4(HMT) includes these proteins:
- a CDS encoding FliA/WhiG family RNA polymerase sigma factor produces the protein MQALKKDVDGKEQIIQEYIPLVKYIASRVMFGKNKYMEYEDLVSHGMIGLMDAINKFDSTKGMKFSSYASIRIKGAMIDELRKNRPISKGAMDKLNKYNKAIDTLQAELLREPSCDEIAKHLGISLSEVAEIENYINYISMVSLENVIFSDDEDVNLIGIIEDKNSPSPDSYLQDKEQLETLTKAIELLKEKDKTVLNLYYYEGLTLKEIGAVLSVSESRVCQLHSRAISSLRECMRKLHYMD, from the coding sequence ATGCAGGCATTAAAGAAAGATGTTGATGGAAAAGAACAAATAATACAAGAATATATTCCATTAGTAAAATATATTGCCTCAAGGGTTATGTTCGGTAAAAATAAATATATGGAATATGAAGATTTAGTGAGTCATGGTATGATTGGACTCATGGATGCTATTAATAAGTTTGATAGCACAAAAGGAATGAAATTTTCATCTTATGCATCCATAAGAATTAAAGGTGCAATGATAGACGAACTGAGAAAGAATAGACCAATTTCTAAAGGAGCTATGGACAAGCTAAATAAATATAATAAAGCAATTGATACTTTACAAGCTGAGTTGCTCAGAGAGCCATCCTGTGATGAAATTGCAAAGCACTTAGGTATATCTTTAAGCGAAGTTGCAGAAATTGAAAATTATATCAACTACATTTCTATGGTCTCCTTGGAAAATGTTATTTTTTCGGATGATGAAGATGTAAATCTTATTGGAATAATAGAAGATAAAAATAGTCCAAGTCCTGATTCCTATCTGCAGGATAAGGAGCAGCTGGAGACCTTAACTAAGGCAATAGAATTGCTTAAAGAAAAAGACAAGACAGTATTAAATCTATATTACTATGAAGGTTTGACCTTAAAAGAAATAGGTGCAGTATTAAGTGTATCTGAATCTAGAGTTTGTCAATTACATAGCAGAGCCATAAGTAGTTTAAGAGAATGTATGCGAAAACTGCATTATATGGATTAA
- a CDS encoding flagellar brake protein: protein MIDFNLKVNDRIEIVANEKAYKSLILDVEDEFLRINVPVYDGDYLVLHTGEEIEINSYLDESRCYNFFCTVLSRGKEGNIIYYRLSTPFNVAKIQRRNFFRVELVQEIQFKKITNIDEDDIDSIPYQKGLMVDVSAGGLRLKTKEDLRKGDIILVDLKLPKIEFELRCEFVRSVIADDKEKLCGLRFVDIMPTQVEIIIKELFQIVRKQRSNV from the coding sequence AAAAGCATACAAATCGCTAATCTTAGACGTTGAAGATGAATTTTTGAGAATAAATGTACCGGTATATGATGGAGATTATTTAGTATTACATACAGGGGAAGAAATTGAGATTAATTCTTATTTAGATGAAAGCAGATGTTATAATTTCTTTTGCACGGTGCTTTCAAGAGGTAAAGAAGGAAACATTATATACTACAGATTATCTACACCTTTTAATGTGGCCAAGATACAAAGAAGAAATTTTTTTAGGGTTGAATTAGTACAAGAAATACAATTTAAGAAAATAACAAATATAGATGAGGATGATATTGACAGTATACCTTATCAAAAAGGGTTAATGGTTGACGTAAGCGCTGGTGGCTTAAGGCTGAAAACTAAAGAGGATTTGAGGAAAGGTGACATAATTTTAGTTGATCTTAAGCTTCCTAAGATAGAATTTGAATTGAGATGTGAATTTGTGAGAAGTGTAATAGCTGATGATAAAGAGAAATTATGTGGTTTAAGATTTGTTGACATCATGCCTACACAAGTGGAAATTATTATCAAAGAACTTTTCCAGATAGTTAGAAAACAAAGATCTAATGTATAA